The Dehalococcoidia bacterium DNA window GCTGCCGCCCGACCGCTACAACACGCCGATCGAAGACCTCAACCTCTCCGTCCGCGCCTACAACTGCCTGAAGCGCAGCGGCCTGATGACCGTGGGCCAGGTGCTGGAGAAGAGCGAGGACGAGCTGCTCTCGCTGCGCAACTTCGGCCGCAAGTCCTACGACGAGCTGCGCGACAAGCTGGTGGAGATGGGCTTCCTCGACCCGTCGGCGCTTGCCGCCGGCTCCTCTTCGACCGCGCTGGGCGATGAGGAAGGCGAAGAAGACGAGGAAGAGCTGGGCACGCTGGGCGCGGCGCTGATGGAGGCGCTGCGCGGCAAATCCGACGCGTCGAGCGGGATCGACTTCCTGCGCCGCCGCGAAGACGACGAGGAGGAGTAGCGCCGCGACGCGCTGCTGAGATCTGCGATGCGACACGGCGTAAGCGGCCGTAAGTTCGACCGGAACACCGGCCACCGCACGGCGATGTTCCGCAACCTGGTGACCGACCTGCTGCGCTACGGCCGGATCAAGACCACCGCGCCGAAGGCGAAGGAGATCCGGCCCATGGCGGAAAAGATCATCACGCTCGGCAAAGACGGCACCGTGCACGCGCGCCGGCAGGCGCTGCGCGTGGTCTACGACACGGACGTGGTGACGCACGTCTTCGCCGAGCTGGGGCCGCGCTACGCCGATCGCCCCGGCGGTTACACACGCATTATCAAGCTCGGGCCACGGCTGGGCGACGGCGCGGACATGGCGATCATCGAGCTGGTCTAGCGCCGGCCCGGCGGCGGGGCACGAAACTGGAGGAGCACGAGCGAACCTTTGCGCTGCGCCTGGCCTACGACGGCACGAACTACCGCGGCTCGCAGCTGCAGGCGAACGGGCCGTCGATCCAGGGTGAGCTGGAGCGGGCCACGGAGCCGCTGGCAGGACGAGCCGTGCGGGCGCGGTTCGCCGGCAGAACCGATGCCGGTGTGCACGCGACGGGCCAGGTGGCGGTGCTCGAGCTGCCGCGGCGCTGGTCGGCAGGCGAGTTGCAACGGGCGCTGAACGCGCGGCTGCCGGCCGCGATCGCGGTGCTGGCGGTGGCTGAAGCGCCCGCGGGCTTCGATCCGCGGCGCAGGGCGCTCTGGCGGCGCTACCGCTACCGGGTCTGGAACGCGCCGGTGCGTTCGCCCCTGTTGCTGCGCACGGCCTGGCACGTGCGCTATGCGCTGGACGCTGGGGCGATGCGGCGAGCGGCGGCGCTGCTGGTGGGAGAGCACGATTTCGCCTCGTTCGCGGCGCCGCTGAAGCAGCCCAACGCCGCGACGGTGCGCACGATGGAGGAAGCGGCCGTTGCCGGGGAGGGGCGGCTGCTGCGGTTTGAGTTCAGGGCGAACGCCTTCCTGCCGCACCAGGTGCGGCGAATGGTAGGCGCGCTGGTGGAGTTGGGCAGAGGCAAGCTGAGTGAGCAGCAGATCGAGGCGTGGCTGCGGCAGCCCCAGCCCGGCGCGGCCGGGCCCGCGGCGCCGCCGCAGGGGCTGTGCCTGGTGGACGTAGCCTACGCCGAGCTGCGATTCGAGGCGGGTGAGGACGCATGAAGACCTACAGCACGACGCGAACCGAGGTGCGCCGCACCTGGCACGTGCTCGACGCCAGCAACATTCCGCTGGGCCGCCTGGCCACGCACGCCGCGAGCCTGATCCGCGGCAAGCACAAGGTGACCTACGCGCCACACCTGGACACGGGCGACTACGTCGTCGTGATCAACGCGGAGAAGGTCGCGCTGTCGGGCCAGAAGCTGGAGCAGAAGAAGTACTACAGCCACTCGCAGTACCCGGGTGGGCTCAAGATCCGCTCGGTACGCGAACAGATCGAGCGCAACCCGGCGCGCGTGGTCGAGAAGGCGGTGTTCGGCATGCTGCCGCACAACCGACTCGGCCGCTCGCTGCACGGCCATCTCAAGGTCTACGTCGGCCCGGAGCACCCGCACGCGGCGCAGGTGAACGGTCCGGCGCAGCCCGCGCTCTCGCAACCGCCACCGCCCGACCGCGCCCGCGCGAAGAAGGCCGCAGCGAAGCCGGCTGCCACGGCGAGCGCGACGGCGCCGGCCGCGATGGCCGCGCCGCTCACCCAGGCGCCCTCGGCCCAACTGCCGGCGGCCGAAGAGCCTGCTGCCGAGCTGCCCGCGGGCGAGGAGCCGGTGGCCGAGCTGGCCGCGCCCGAGGAGGCAGCCGAGGCGCCGGCAACCGAAGAGAACGCGACGGCTCACAACGCCGAGGAGGCCGACCGGTCATGATGCAGCACGAGCACTACTTCCACGGCACGGGCCGGCGCAAGACCTCGGTGGCGCGCTGCCGCCTCTACCCCGGCACCGGCACGATCGTGGTCAACGGCAAGGCGCTGGAAGAGGTGTTTACACGCCCGCTGCATCAGGCCGTCGTGCAGCAACCGCTGCGCATCACCGGCCAGGCGGGTCGCTTCAACCTGCAGATCAAGGTCGAGGGCGGCGGCATCACCGGCTGGGCGGGCGCGATCTCGCACGGCATCTCCCGTGCGCTGGTCGTGGCCGACGAAACCCTGAAGCCGACGCTGCGCAAAGCCGGCCTGCTCACCCGCGACGCCCGCATGAAGGAGCGCAAGAAGTACGGCCTCAAGCGCGCCCGCAAAGCGCCGCAGTACACCAAGCGGTAGCGGCTCGGCCCTCATCCTCACCCCCGTGATATTCCACTGATCCTTCTCCCAATCTTGGAGAGAAGGAGAGGGGCGATCCGGCGTCGGGCAGTCCGAGCGATTTGCGATTACCCCGGCATGGTAGGGGCCGTTCGCGAACGGCCCGTCGCGGCCGCAGCCGCGACCAGCGGCGTTCCGCACAGCCACCCGGAACGGTGACGCACCGGCCGACCGAGGTTGTACGACTCGTGCAGGACATCCGGACGGCTACGCGCCCGCGTCAGCCGAAAAGCTCGGATCAGGCGACAACGCCGCAAGCTCGGCCAGCGCGAGGTCGGCGGCCTGGTCCAGCGACAGCGCCTGCCCCTCCGCCCACGCCTGCGCAAACTCCTCCGAACTGAGCGCCGTCTGCGTCCGCGTTAGGGCTGCTTCGAAGGCGGCGTCAAAGTAGGACCGCCAGAAGCCGTACTGCTCTGCGTCCCGCCACGTGCTTTCGCATGCGGCCAGCAACCGTGCCGCCGCCGCCGGCCCGCTCCGGGCGGTGAGGACACCCGCCAGCCCCGCGAGACCGGTGGTAGTGAACGGCATGCTGCCGATTTCGGTCGCCGCGCGCAGACCAGCTTGCAGTTCGACCACTGCCCGCTCGAAGTCCCCCTCACTGCTCGCCAGCAGTCCCAGGTCGATGCCGTACATCGCGAGCCGGAAGCGGTCTCGGAATGCCTCGGCGAGCGGGCGTGCCTCCAGGAGCAGGCGGCGTAGCTCGTCAGGATGCCCTTCGAGCCGCTCCAGCCAAGCCAGAAGCCCGAGCGTGTGCATGATGAGGTAATCGGCGCCCGACTCGCGGGCGAGGCGTACGGCCTCCTCGAAATGGGGCCGGGCGCCGGCGGCGTCGCCGGCCTGCCAGCGGGGCCACCCGGCGTAGCCCTCGGCGTACGCCATCACGCGACGATCGCCCGTGGTCCGAGCTAACGCCAGCCCTTCATCCACCAACTGCTGCGCCCGAGGCCGATCGATTGTTGATAACGAATCACCCAGAGAGCCGAGAGCAAGGCTCAACCCGCGCACATTCCGGACTACTCGGAAGGTCGCCACAGTCTGTTCGGCATAGTCCGCCGCCACCGTCGATTCGCCCAGAAAAATGGCGAGTTGCGTCGCCCAGCTAAGGGCAACGCCTCGAGCGAGGGGAAGCTCCTCTACTCCGCGTATGCCGAGCATCCGCGCTAGCTACCGCTGTCCCTCGCCGAGTGCACGCATCAAGAACCACGTGCCCAGCGAACCGGCTAGCCGCAGCCCCAGTGCCGCGTCCTGCTGCTCAGCCAAGCACTCCAGCGCCGCGGAGAATTCATCGTGCTCGGGATCCAGGGCGCGCAGGAGGTCCAGCGCGCAGCCGGTACGCCGATACGTCGCGGCCGCCCGCTCGACCAGGTCGGTGTAATACTCCGCGTGATGGCGGCGCAGCGCCGCTGCCTCGCCACTCGCCTCTAACTGTTCGAGCGCGAACTCCCGTAGCGTCGCCAGCATGCCGAAGCGCGTCTCACCGTCCAGCCCGCGCTGGTGCACGAGGCTGTTGTCCACCAACGAAGTGAGTCCCTCCAGGAGGTCGAGTTCCCCCGCCCGGTCGCAGATCGCCGCGGCCGCCGCCAGTGTCCAGCCGCTGGCAAACACCCCCAAGCGTCGGAACAGCGCTTGCTCGGCCGGCTCTAGCAGCTCCCATGACCACTGCAACGTATCGCGTAAGGTTTGCTGCCGCCGCGGACGTTCGCGCTCGCCGCCGGTTAGCAGCGGCAGCCGTTGGTCCAGACGCTCCAGCAAGGCACGCGGCGGCAGCAGCCGCACCCGTGCGGCGGCGAGTTCGATTGACAGCGGCAGACCGTCGAGCCGGGTACAGATGGTCGCGATGGCGATGGCGTTGTCCGCGGTCAGCGCAAAGTCCGGCTCCAGTGCCTGCGCCCGCGCGACGAAGAGCTGCACCGCTGGATTGTGGCGCACCCGCTCGGGCGCGGCGTCTCCGGCGAGATCAGGCAGCGGCAGCGGCTGCAGGGTGTAAACATGCTCGCCGCCCACGCGGAGCAGCACGCGGCTGGTCACGAGTATGGTCGGCCCGAGCGCCGCCGTCAGCAGCTCGTAAAGCTGCGGCGCCGCCGCCACCACCTGCTCGAAGTTGTCCAGCAACAGCAGCAGCCGTTTGCGCCGCAGATAGGCGGCGAGCGAGACGGCCAACGAGCGGCCCTCGCTCTCCCGCACCGTCAGCACCTGGGCGATAGCCGGAATCACGCCCACCGCGTCCAGCACGCCGAAAAGGTCCACGAACCAGACGCCGTCCGGAAACGCGTCCAGCATCTGGGCCGCGACCTGCAGAGCGAGCCGGGTCTTGCCGCTGCCGCCAGGACCGGTGAGCGTGATCAGCCGCGCCGCGCCCAGCAAATGAACGAGATCGGAGAGCTCCTGCTCGCGGCCGATGAAGCTGGTGAGCTGGAACGGAAGGTTGTTCGGATGCGCGTCGAGCGTGGCGAGCGGCGGGAAGGCATCCGGCAGATCCGGGGCGCGGAGTTGGAAGATCGGTTCCGCCTCGCTGAGATCTTTGAGGCGGTGCCGGCCCAGATCCACCAATGGGACGTGCTGCGGCACAGTCCCGCGTACCAGCACCGCCGTCGCCTCGGAGAGCAGGATCTGGCCGCCGTGGCCAGCAGAGCGGAGGCGGGCGCAGCGGTTGACCGCTGAGCCGTAGTAGTCACCTTCACGCAGGTCCGCCTCGCCCGTATGCAGCCCCATCCGCACCCGCAGCAGACCGATCTCGCCCCAATCCTCGGCGGCGAGCGCCCGCTGGCCGGCGAGCGCGGCGGCCACGGCGTCGGAGACACGGACGAAGACGGCGAAGAGCGAGTCGCCTTCGCCGCGCGGGCGGACGACCACCCCGTCATGCCGCTCGAAGACTTGTGTCAGCAGGGCGTCGTGGCGGGCCATCACCTGGCGCATCGCCTGAGAATGCTCTTCCCAGAGGCGCGTCGAGCCCTCCACGTCCGTGAACAGGAACGTGATCGTGCCCGTCGGCAGCGTCGGACTCGGCCAGCTACTCATCGCCAACAGCATAGCGTTTGGCGCGATGCCTTGCCGTCATCGGACCGCGGTCAGCGGAGGCCATCATCCCCAACCGCGGCATCACCGTGCGCAGCTCCGACGCCGCACGTTCCGCAATCGCGCCGGAACGCCCGCCACTGGCTCGCCCCTCTCTCCCATACGCTCTTGAACCGATGGAGATCTCCAGCACTCGGTGTATGGGAGAGAGGGGTCAGGGGGAGTGAGGGCCGCCCGTTTCCAGCCCCGCCTTGATGCGCAGCAGCACCGCCTCGCGCTGCTTGCGGAAGCCGCCGCCGACCATCACGCGGTCCAGCAGCTTGCCGACGAAGCCGCCGGGCAGGCGCAGATCGGCGCGGTAGCGCGCCAGCGTGCCGGAAGCCGTGGCGCTGAGCCGCCACTCCTCGTGGAAGCGGGCGCCGCTGCCGAAAGCGAAGCCGATCGCCAGGAAGCTGTCCGGCTCGTACGCCGTGATCGAGCCCTCAAATGCCTCGTCGCTGCCCGTGAGCGAGGCCCAGCCGCTGAACGCGGCGCCGGCTTCGGGCACAAACGCGGGCGCCTCGATCGAGCCGACCGTCGGATCGAGCGCCGGCCGCCGCGGCAGGTCGGCCAGCGCCGCGAACGCCGCCGCCGGCGACAGGGCGAAGACGGCCTGCGCATCCACGCTCGCCATCGCTCAGCCGCGACGCCGCGCCGCGCGTCGCCGGCTCATCCGTGCATCTCGACCGGCGGCGCCTTCTTCGAGGAGGTGTCGAAGCTCAGCAAGGCCGCGATCAGGCCGGTGAGGAAAACGCCGTCGAACACGCCCGCACCGCCGATGCTGAGCACGCCGGAGCCGATCTCCGACATGCGCCCCAGGTTGCTGAGGTCCGCGCCGATCAGGATGCCCATCGCCCCGGCGATGTAGGCCACCGGCGCCGCCCGCCGACCGCCCGTCAGCAGCAGCGCCGCCACCGCCGCCACGATCGGTCCCAGCAGCAAGGGCATCGTGATGCCCCGGCCGGGAACGATCGTGGCCGAGATGTGCGCGATCACGGCGACGATCGCCGTCGCCGCGAGTGTGCGCAGCAGGGGAGCCCGCGGCAGCAGCCAGAGACTGAGCAGAATGGGAATCACCGCGCCGCCGACGTTGATCGCCACGATCTGGTTGTTGGCCATGTGCGGGTGCACGTAGTAAATGTGCTCGCGGATGCGGAAGAAGCCGCCCGGTTGAAACTCGGGATGGCTGGCCCAGATCGGGATGTTGATCAGGCTGCCGATCGCCGAGGCGACGAAGATCAGGAACGTGGCCCAGGGCGAGATGCCCAGATGCTCGAACGAGATCGTCAGCAGATCGAAGGCGACGACGATCAGCAGCACGCCGAGGCCGATGGCGATCAGAGCGATGACGAAGGGTACGTGCATGGCGCTAGTATACGGGCCAGCGGCCGCCCGTCCGCTACGCCGCGCGGGCGGGCGCCGCCACCGAGGAGAGACGCGCCATGCTCGCGCTGCGCATCGCTGACGGCCTGCGCCTGGATCCCGCGGCCGCGGAACCGCGGCCCGGGCCAAACGAGGCGCTGGTGCGCATGCGGCTCGCCGGCGTCTGCGACACCGATCTGCAGCTCGTGCGCGGTTACATGGGCTTCCGCGGCGTGCCCGGCCACGAGTTCGTGGGCGAGGTGGCCGCCGCGCTGGATGCGTCGCTGATCGGCGCCCGCGTCGCCGGCGAGATCAATGCCGGCTGCGGCCGCTGCGAGGCATGCGCCGCCGGCTGGCAGCGGCACTGTCCCGACCGCACGGTGCTCGGCATCCTCGGCCGGAACGGCGCCCACGCGCAGTTTCTCAGCCTGCCGCTGGAGAACCTGCACCGCATACCCGCCGGCCTCGACGACGAGCTCGCCGTGCTCACGGAGCCGCTCGCGGCTGCCTACGAGGTCGTGGAGCAGCGGCCGCCACGGGCCAGCGAGCGCTGGCTGGTGCTGGGCGACGGTAAGCTCGGCCTGCTCGTCGCGGCCGTTTTGCACAGCGACGGCGCGGCGCCCGTGCTCGCCGGCCGCCATGCGCGGAAGCTGGCGATCGCGGCGGGCTGGGGCGTGCGCACGGCGCCGGCCGAATCGCTGAACGAGCGCGGCTGGGATGTCGTGGTCGAGGCGACTGGCGCCGCGGACGGCCTGGAGCGTGCGCTGGCGCTGGTGCGGCCGCGCGGCACGATCGTGCTGAAGACGACGGTGGCGGAACCGCCGCGCGCCCCGCTGGCGCCGATCGTGGTGGATGAAGTGACGGTGATCGGCTCGCGCTGCGGCCCGTTCCCACGGGCGCTGGCCGGCTTTGCCCGCCTGGAGGCGGCCGGCGTGCGCCTCGCCGAGCTGATCGAGGCGCGCTTTCCGCTCTCCGACGGCCTCGCCGCCTACGAACGCGCGGGCCGGCGCGGCTCGCTCAAGGTGCTGATCGAGCCGTAGCCGTGTCCTCCCCGCTGCCATCCTCCGCGTCGAAGACGGCACGCGCCACGCGCATCGCCTCCACCGCGACGGGGAAGCCACCGTAGACCGCCAGGTGCATGATCTGCTCCGCGATCTCTTCGCGGCTGATGCCGATGTTCCGCGCCACGCCGATATGCAGCCGCAGCTCTTCCGGCAGGTGCAGCACGGTCAGCACCGTGAGCACGACGCGGCTGTGCTCGCGCAGGCTCAGTCCCGGCCGAGCCCAGAGGTCAGCGAAGGCGCTCATCGCCACCCAGCGCCCCCAGTCCGGCGTGATCTCGGCGGGGACGGGCAGCGGGGCACGGTTTTGCTGTGGGAACAGGACGCGCAGCACGGCGCGGGCGCGCTCCCAGCGGTCCTCGGGCAGGTCCGCGAGCGCGGGGCCGGCGGTGTCGGCCACTTCAGGCGGATCGAGATCAGGCGCCGAGTCGAACGCCTGGCGCAGCACGCGCATGCCCTCCACGCCGACGGGAAAGCCCGCGTAGCCGGCGACGTGCATCACGATCTCGCTCACCTGGCGGCGCGAAAGGCCGTTGCGCAGGGCGCCGAGGGCGTGCAGCCGCAGCTCCTCCGGCCTGTGCAGCGCCGTCAACGCCGCCACGGTGATCAGGCTGCGGTTGCGCAGCGAGAGGCCCGGCCGCGACCAAACGTCGCCCATCGCCACTTCCAGCGTCCAGGCGCCCCAGTCACGCCGGATCTCTTCCGGCGCCGCGAGCGCGGCGTTGGTCTCACGGTTGGGAAAGATCTGGCGGACCACCTCGGCGCCGCGCAGGAAGCGCTCGCTGCGCTGCGGCCGGACCTGCTGTTCGCTCATCGTCCTGCTCCTCAATGCCTGCTGGTGCGCACGCCGCCTTCGGCGGTGACGCGTTGACCTTGCTCCGGCCACCGTGCCACACTGCCCGTGACTTGAGCAAAGCAAGCTACTTTCACCGGGCCGCAAGCGGGGGAAACGCATGGGCACACAGCCGGGCTACGAAGACCTGATCGTCGAGCGCGAGGGCCACGTCACCACGGTCACGCTCAACCGGCCGGAGCGGCTGAACGCCATCTCCGGGCCGATGCTCTCCGGCCTCTCGCGGGCGCTGATGGCCGCCGAGGCCGATGCAGAGACGCGCGTGATCATCCTCACCGGCGCCGGGCGCGGCTTCTGCGCCGGCCTCGATCTGAAGCGCCAGAACGAGGGCAGCGACAGCGTGGGCGAGGGTCCGGGACGCATGTTCGACCTGCGCAACGCGCCGCCGATGGTGATCCACAACGTCGACAAGCCGATCATCTGCGCCCTCAACGGCGCCGCCGCCGGCTACGGCATGGACCTCGCGCTCGGCTGCGACATCCGCATCGCCTCGGACCAGGCGAAGCTCGCGGCCGTCTTCGCCAAGCGCGGCGTGCTGCCCGAGTCGGGCGGCACCTGGCTGCTGCCGCGGCTGATCGGCTGGGCGAAGGCGGCCGAGATCGCCTACCGCGGCATGATCCTGGACGCGCAGCGCTGCCTGGAGTACGGGCTGGTGAACACGGTCGTGCCGCACGAGACGCTGCTGGAGACGGCCCGCGCCTGGGCCGAGGAGATCGCCAACAACGCGCCGCTGGCCGTGCAGGCGACGAAGCGCATGATGCGGCTCGGCCTGGAAGAGTCGTTCGAGGCGAACGTCAATCACGTCTACCTGCAACTGCTGCCGCTCTTCCGCAGCAACGACTTCCGCGAGGGCTTGCAGGCCTTCACCGAGCGGCGCGAGCCGGTCTTCAGCGGGCGCTAAGCCGTGGCCGAGCACGCGAACGGGGCGATCACCGGGCAAACGACCGCGGACCTGCAGCCGGGCGCGCTGCGCGGCCTGCGCGTGCTCGATTGCGGCCAGATCATCGCCGCGCCCTTCGCCGCCTGCCTGCTGGCAGACTTCGGCGCCGACGTGATCAAGGTCGAGCAGCCGGGCATCGGCGACGCTTACCGCGGCGAGCAGGGCAGTTCTTTCGGCTGGGCGGCGGACGACCGCAACAAGCGTTCGATCACGCTCGACCTGCGCCGGCCGGAGGGCCAGGCGCTGCTGAAGCGGCTGGTCGCCGTCTCCGACGTGGTGATCGAGAACTTCCTGCCCGGCACGATGGAGCGCTGGCGCCTGGGCTACGACGAGCTGGCGGCGGTGAACGAGCGCCTGATCATGCTGCGCTGCTCCGGCTTCGGCCAGACCGGCCCCTATGCGCAGAAGTACAGCTTCGACCGCATCGGCCTCGCCATCGGCGGCATGACCTACGCCACCGGCTTCGCCGACCGGCCCCCCGCGCGGCCCGGCTACTTCGTCGCCGACTACGGCACGGGCCTCTTCGGCGCCTTCGCCGTGCTCACGGCCATCTACAACCGCGACATCGCCCAGGGCGGGCGCGGCCAGATGATCGACGTCTCGCTCTACGAAACCGTCTGGAAGATGTCGGGCACGGTGGCGGCGCAGTACGCCAGCAGCGGTCAAATCCGCGAGCGCAACGGCAACACGGTGCCCGGCGTGGTGCCCGCCGAGCAGTTCGAGACGGCCGACGGCCGCTACGTCGTGGTCCACGCCGGCACCGACCGCGTCTTCTCTCGCCTCTGCGAGACGATTGGCCGGCCCGAGCTGCGCACGGACCCGCGTTTCGCCACGCCGGCCGCGCGGCGCCAGCACCAGGACGCGCTGCACGCCGAGATCGCGGTCTGGGTGCGCGGGCTCACGCAGGCGGAGTGCCTGGGCAAGCTCGACGCGGGCGGCGTGCCGGGCAGCCCGGTGTTCAACATCGCCGACATCTTCGCCGACCCGCACTTCGCCGCCCGCGGCAACATCGTGCGCGTCAAAGATCCGCTGCTGGGCGAGGTGGCGCAGCCGGGCATCTACCCGCATCTCTCCGCCACGCCCGGCACGATCCGCCGGCCGGCGCCGCTGCTGGGCGACGCCAACGCCGAGATCTACGGCGGCCTGCTGGGCCTTGCCCCCGACGAACTGGCCGGCCTGCGGCAGAGCGGCGTGATCTAGCGTGCCGCGCGTCACTGGTTCCTCGGACGGATCCTCCCCTTTCCCGGTTGGGGAGACGCGGCCTGCCGCGGGGGTGAGGCAACGTGGTATACTGGTTTCGGAACACACCTATGGGTACCAAGCACCTAGCTGAGCCGCAGATGCCCACTCCCGACGACGAGCATGAAGAGGCGAACCCGGAGGAAACGGCGCCGTCCGGCGCGCCCGCCGGGCCGCAACCGCCGCCGGCGCTGACGCCGCCGCGCGATCTGCTGACCGCCTATCTGCTACTGCTGCTACGCAACTGGAACATGCACGGCTACCAGCTAATGCAGCAGCTCATGCTCTTCGGCTACCAAACGAACGATCCGGGCAGCATCTACCGCCAGTTGCGCCAGCTCGAACGGCAGGGCTTCATCCGTTCGAGCTGGGAGACGGGTGAGGCCGGCCCGGCGCGGCGCACCTACACGCTGACCGATGCCGGTAACGCCTTCTTGAACGGCTGGGCCACGGCGATTGAGAACTACCAGAAAACGCTGAAATTCTGGAGCGACCTCTACGCCGGCATGGTCAACCCGTTCAAGACCGAGTAAGGCCCGCCGCTCGTTTCAGGACGTGAGCCGCGCCGTGGTGTCGATCACGCGCGGCCGCTTTTCGACGCGGCTGAGATGCTCTTCCAGCAAGTCGTGCGGTATCAACCGCACGAACAACCAGAGCCCGATCAGCGCGATCAACCAGTTGTCCAGCCGCCGCAGCGCCTTCAAGTGCGGCGGCAGAATGTGCAGCGGCGAGAGCACGTAGGCGATCACGATGATCAGCGGCAGCCGGGCGTAGCGCGGCACGCGCTGATCGCGGCGCAGCCGCCAGGCCAGCCGCAGCTTGCGCGCCAGCGAGAGGCCGAGCACGCGGCCCAGGTTCTCCTGCCTCGCCTGGTTTGCCGGTCGCTCTGTCGTTTCGTTCATCATGCGATCCATGCCCGGTCGCGCCACGGCTCACCCGGTGGCGCCGGGGAAAAGCCCGTTGCACCCGTCCATGCCGCTGGTGTCCAGCAGCCAGTTGCCGCCGCTCTTCACCAGCGCGAAGGGCACCTGCGTCGCCTTCGCCGCGTCGGTGAGCAGCGAAACCGTGGCGCTGGCGTTCTTGCCCGTCACGTTCACGTTGTCCACGCTTCGCACCGAGTAGCGCGGCGCCAGTTGCTTCTCCTGCGTCAGGAAGTCCTTCGCGTCCTTATCGCTGCACGTGCGCCGCGCCGAGGCGGGCACGTCGTCATCCAGGATCGCCTTCGCGTCGCCGCTGTTGTAGTGGCCGACCAGGCTGCTGACCCGGTCCTTGATCTTCGCCGTGTCGTCCTTCGCGGAGCCGCCGCAGGCCACGGTCAGCACCACGATCGCCGCGCCGGCCAGCGCGGCCGCCCAATCCACCCGCCTCACGCACCCGGTCTCCTGCTCTGTGCTTGCCACGCCGCTCCTGCCGCGGCAGGCGCCGCGCCGCACGCCGATCATACACCGCGTCACGACCAAACCGGGAAGGGCGGGCGCCCGGCGCTTGCGCCGAGGCGGCGGAGGGAGCTTGATCAGATCAGGGAGGCCACGTCGGCCGGAGGAAGCGGCGATGCCCCTGCGGGTGGGACTGGTCGGCGCCGGCCACATTGGCGGGGCGCACGCGCGGGCGATCCGCGGCGTGATCCGGCGCGAGCTGGCGGACGCCGAGTACGTGGCCGTGGCCGACCGCGAGATCGATCGCGCCCGCCGCTTCGCCGAGCTGGCCGCGCTGCGCCACGTCTTTGCCGACGGGCATGCGCTGATCGGCCATCCCGAGGTGGACGCCGTCTACGTCTGCACGCCGACGCGCGAACACCGCGAGCTGGTGCTGCACGCGGCGCGGGCGGGCAAGGCGATCTTCTCTGAGAAGCCGCTGGCGGTGGATCTCGCCACGGCGCGGGAGATGACCGCGGCCGTGCAGGCCGCAGGGGTGACCAACCAGGTCGGCCTCGTGCTGCGCTTCTCGCCGATCCTCACCGTGCTGAAGGATTTGACGGGCGACGCGCGCCTCGGCCGGCCGATGGCGCTGATCTTCCGCGACGATCAGTTCTTCCCGATCCAGGGCCACTACGCCAGCGCCTGGCGCAAGGACGTGGCGCTGGCCGGCGGCGGCGCCTTGATCGAGCACAGCATTCACGACCTCGACCTGCTGCGCTGGCTGCTGGGCGAGCCCGAGTGGCTGCGCGCCGAGACGCGCAACTACGCCGGCCACGCGGGCATCGAGGATCTGGCGCACGTCACCCTGGGCTACGACGGCGGCTGCGTGGCCACGCTGGTCTCGATCTGGCACAACGTGCTGAGCCGGCCCTCGCTGCGCCGGATCGAAGTCTTCTTCGAAAACGGCTACTTCACGGTCGATCACGACTTTCTCGGCCCGATCCGCATGCACACGAGCTGGGCCGGGCCGGCCGAGTTGAGCGAGGCGCAGGTGCTCGACCGCTACTTCGCCCTGGCCGGCATCGAGGGCGAGGCGGAGCAGCAGGCGGCGCAACGCTGGTCGCTGCAGGACCTCGCCTTCCTGCGTGCCGCGGCGGCACACCGGCTGGCCTTCCCCGATTTCGCCGTCGCCCTGCGTGCCCACGAGCTGGTCGATGCCGTTTACCACGCGGCAGCC harbors:
- a CDS encoding alcohol dehydrogenase catalytic domain-containing protein, whose amino-acid sequence is MLALRIADGLRLDPAAAEPRPGPNEALVRMRLAGVCDTDLQLVRGYMGFRGVPGHEFVGEVAAALDASLIGARVAGEINAGCGRCEACAAGWQRHCPDRTVLGILGRNGAHAQFLSLPLENLHRIPAGLDDELAVLTEPLAAAYEVVEQRPPRASERWLVLGDGKLGLLVAAVLHSDGAAPVLAGRHARKLAIAAGWGVRTAPAESLNERGWDVVVEATGAADGLERALALVRPRGTIVLKTTVAEPPRAPLAPIVVDEVTVIGSRCGPFPRALAGFARLEAAGVRLAELIEARFPLSDGLAAYERAGRRGSLKVLIEP
- a CDS encoding carboxymuconolactone decarboxylase family protein codes for the protein MSEQQVRPQRSERFLRGAEVVRQIFPNRETNAALAAPEEIRRDWGAWTLEVAMGDVWSRPGLSLRNRSLITVAALTALHRPEELRLHALGALRNGLSRRQVSEIVMHVAGYAGFPVGVEGMRVLRQAFDSAPDLDPPEVADTAGPALADLPEDRWERARAVLRVLFPQQNRAPLPVPAEITPDWGRWVAMSAFADLWARPGLSLREHSRVVLTVLTVLHLPEELRLHIGVARNIGISREEIAEQIMHLAVYGGFPVAVEAMRVARAVFDAEDGSGEDTATARSAP
- a CDS encoding enoyl-CoA hydratase-related protein; the encoded protein is MGTQPGYEDLIVEREGHVTTVTLNRPERLNAISGPMLSGLSRALMAAEADAETRVIILTGAGRGFCAGLDLKRQNEGSDSVGEGPGRMFDLRNAPPMVIHNVDKPIICALNGAAAGYGMDLALGCDIRIASDQAKLAAVFAKRGVLPESGGTWLLPRLIGWAKAAEIAYRGMILDAQRCLEYGLVNTVVPHETLLETARAWAEEIANNAPLAVQATKRMMRLGLEESFEANVNHVYLQLLPLFRSNDFREGLQAFTERREPVFSGR
- a CDS encoding CoA transferase, translated to MAEHANGAITGQTTADLQPGALRGLRVLDCGQIIAAPFAACLLADFGADVIKVEQPGIGDAYRGEQGSSFGWAADDRNKRSITLDLRRPEGQALLKRLVAVSDVVIENFLPGTMERWRLGYDELAAVNERLIMLRCSGFGQTGPYAQKYSFDRIGLAIGGMTYATGFADRPPARPGYFVADYGTGLFGAFAVLTAIYNRDIAQGGRGQMIDVSLYETVWKMSGTVAAQYASSGQIRERNGNTVPGVVPAEQFETADGRYVVVHAGTDRVFSRLCETIGRPELRTDPRFATPAARRQHQDALHAEIAVWVRGLTQAECLGKLDAGGVPGSPVFNIADIFADPHFAARGNIVRVKDPLLGEVAQPGIYPHLSATPGTIRRPAPLLGDANAEIYGGLLGLAPDELAGLRQSGVI
- a CDS encoding helix-turn-helix transcriptional regulator, whose product is MPTPDDEHEEANPEETAPSGAPAGPQPPPALTPPRDLLTAYLLLLLRNWNMHGYQLMQQLMLFGYQTNDPGSIYRQLRQLERQGFIRSSWETGEAGPARRTYTLTDAGNAFLNGWATAIENYQKTLKFWSDLYAGMVNPFKTE
- a CDS encoding Gfo/Idh/MocA family oxidoreductase — encoded protein: MPLRVGLVGAGHIGGAHARAIRGVIRRELADAEYVAVADREIDRARRFAELAALRHVFADGHALIGHPEVDAVYVCTPTREHRELVLHAARAGKAIFSEKPLAVDLATAREMTAAVQAAGVTNQVGLVLRFSPILTVLKDLTGDARLGRPMALIFRDDQFFPIQGHYASAWRKDVALAGGGALIEHSIHDLDLLRWLLGEPEWLRAETRNYAGHAGIEDLAHVTLGYDGGCVATLVSIWHNVLSRPSLRRIEVFFENGYFTVDHDFLGPIRMHTSWAGPAELSEAQVLDRYFALAGIEGEAEQQAAQRWSLQDLAFLRAAAAHRLAFPDFAVALRAHELVDAVYHAAATRTEIRFSSA